From one Trifolium pratense cultivar HEN17-A07 linkage group LG1, ARS_RC_1.1, whole genome shotgun sequence genomic stretch:
- the LOC123898406 gene encoding putative homeobox-leucine zipper protein ATHB-51 has translation MEWNGNQRSFVPQPESSLSFLYNYNQTPYQGMVEVKQQEWTETMFPEMEKMMKYGNQEKKKRLTNEQMESLESSFQEEIKLDPQRKMKLSKELGLQPRQIAVWFQNRRARWKTKQLEHLYDSLKHQFNVVSKEKQQLQDEVMKLKAMLKEQGCSSSRMQCYYSEMSGEETETVESTSEAALLCSNREVKGKDHNQFNIAEGNCFNLEDYNFNNSVPLLPYWPNVPHHNYQP, from the exons ATGGAGTGGAATGGTAACCAAAGAAGCTTTGTTCCTCAACCAGAGTCTTCCTTAAGCTTCCTCTACAACTACAATCAAACCCCGTATCAAG GAATGGTGGAAGTGAAACAACAAGAGTGGACAGAGACAATGTTCCCAGAAATGGAAAAAATGATGAAGTATGGGAACcaggaaaagaaaaagagattaACTAATGAACAGATGGAATCACTGGAGAGTAGTTTCCAGGAGGAGATAAAGTTAGATCCTCAAAGGAAGATGAAGCTTTCCAAAGAGTTAGGGCTACAGCCTCGACAAATCGCTGTTTGGTTTCAGAACAGGCGTGCAAGGTGGAAGACCAAGCAACTTGAACACCTTTATGATTCACTTAAACACCAATTTAATGTTGTGTCCAAAGAAAAACAGCAGCTTCAGGATGAG GTAATGAAGTTGAAGGCTATGTTGAAAGAGCAAGGTTGTTCTTCTAGTAGAATGCAATGTTACTATTCAGAAATGTCAGGGGAAGAAACAGAAACAGTGGAAAGCACATCAGAGGCTGCTCTGCTTTGCTCCAACAGGGAGGTTAAGGGAAAAGATCATAATCAGTTCAACATTGCAGAGGGAAACTGTTTTAATTTGGAGGATTATAACTTTAACAACAGTGTTCCACTTTTACCCTACTGGCCTAATGTTCCTCATCATAACTATCAACCATAA